One Primulina huaijiensis isolate GDHJ02 chromosome 5, ASM1229523v2, whole genome shotgun sequence DNA segment encodes these proteins:
- the LOC140976589 gene encoding uncharacterized protein isoform X1, with the protein MFLMNFSYISICLLINEKTSSADIPITRTKIWVEGHKKKIGQPSGEAVGEKMKEIEECAPESQNTINIVEDAISLVFGKEIRGRVRGMGFGVAPSKVGASLQQNRTIKQLQSMMHNLQQEVQQMRSIVFQNMRQQNEQERVGSGGSIEIENDIGSGCDINRLKKSGTVDNVNQHQVASRSNVKNVSHGDIPENTNCKLLHWCGDGVVAEGRIASTDPTVKVHHVPLGGSCWKVWVDRVLVEQVDLIRPNSEMIFLDDAVGSTLA; encoded by the exons ATGTTCCTAatgaatttttcatatatttctaTATGCCTCTTAATCAATGAGAAAACAAGTTCTGCTGATATACCAATTACAAGAACAAAAATATGGGTGGAAGGCCATAAGAAGAAAATTGGACAACCTAGTGGTGAAGCTGTTGGAGAAAAAAtg aaagaaatagaagaatgTGCACCTGAATCTCAAAACACTATTAACATTGTTGAGGATGCAATTAGCCTTGTATTTGGGAAGGAAATTCGAGGTAGAGTGCGTGGAATGGGCTTTGGAGTTGCACCTTCAAAAGTTGGAGCATCTTTACAACAAAATAGAACTATTAAACAACTTCAAAGTATGATGCACAACCTTCAACAGGAAGTGCAACAAATGAGGTCCATTGTTTTCCAAAATATGAGGCAACAAAATGAGCAAGAACGG GTTGGTAGTGGTGGTAGCATTGAGATTGAGAATGATATTGGTAGTGGGTGTGATATCAATCGTCTCAAAAAAAGTGGTACTGTTGATAATGTGAACCAACATCAAGTTGCATCTCGG TCAAATGTAAAGAATGTGAGTCATGGAGATATCCCTGAAAATACTAACTGTAAGTTGCTTCATTGGTGTGGTGATGGAGTTGTTGCTGAAGGTCGAATTGCATCCACAGATCCAACGGTAAAAGTGCATCACGTTCCTCTTGGTGGATCTTGTTGGAAAGTTTGGGTTGATAGAGTTCTAGTGGAGCAGGTAGACTTAATTCGACCGAATTCTGAAATGATTTTTCTGGATGATGCAGTTGGAAGCACATTAGCATGA
- the LOC140976589 gene encoding uncharacterized protein isoform X2, whose protein sequence is MRKQVLLIYQLQEQKYGWKAIRRKLDNLVVKLLEKKCLVFGKEIRGRVRGMGFGVAPSKVGASLQQNRTIKQLQSMMHNLQQEVQQMRSIVFQNMRQQNEQERVGSGGSIEIENDIGSGCDINRLKKSGTVDNVNQHQVASRSNVKNVSHGDIPENTNCKLLHWCGDGVVAEGRIASTDPTVKVHHVPLGGSCWKVWVDRVLVEQVDLIRPNSEMIFLDDAVGSTLA, encoded by the exons ATGAGAAAACAAGTTCTGCTGATATACCAATTACAAGAACAAAAATATGGGTGGAAGGCCATAAGAAGAAAATTGGACAACCTAGTGGTGAAGCTGTTGGAGAAAAAAtg CCTTGTATTTGGGAAGGAAATTCGAGGTAGAGTGCGTGGAATGGGCTTTGGAGTTGCACCTTCAAAAGTTGGAGCATCTTTACAACAAAATAGAACTATTAAACAACTTCAAAGTATGATGCACAACCTTCAACAGGAAGTGCAACAAATGAGGTCCATTGTTTTCCAAAATATGAGGCAACAAAATGAGCAAGAACGG GTTGGTAGTGGTGGTAGCATTGAGATTGAGAATGATATTGGTAGTGGGTGTGATATCAATCGTCTCAAAAAAAGTGGTACTGTTGATAATGTGAACCAACATCAAGTTGCATCTCGG TCAAATGTAAAGAATGTGAGTCATGGAGATATCCCTGAAAATACTAACTGTAAGTTGCTTCATTGGTGTGGTGATGGAGTTGTTGCTGAAGGTCGAATTGCATCCACAGATCCAACGGTAAAAGTGCATCACGTTCCTCTTGGTGGATCTTGTTGGAAAGTTTGGGTTGATAGAGTTCTAGTGGAGCAGGTAGACTTAATTCGACCGAATTCTGAAATGATTTTTCTGGATGATGCAGTTGGAAGCACATTAGCATGA
- the LOC140976587 gene encoding LOW QUALITY PROTEIN: protein trichome birefringence-like 33 (The sequence of the model RefSeq protein was modified relative to this genomic sequence to represent the inferred CDS: substituted 1 base at 1 genomic stop codon) — MKPPPSSSTSSSSATLLRKGRLSPHLIALLAFILFITILYGEDFGCILSSQFDFDQPLHLDQTISSSTKKKLVEKLAFSIGESEKDCDIFQGRWVRDESRPLYEESECPYIQPQLTCQEHGRPDMSYQHWRWQPFGCSLQRFNASLMLESLRGKRMMFVGDSLNRGQYVSMVCLLHSIIPDSAKSMKTLGSLTVFTAKVCMHGLVYLINLFCXTCGYXATIEFYWAPFLLESNSDDAVIHRISDRIVRKGSINKHGKHWKGADIVVFNTYLWWMTGLDFKILQGSFEDEEKDIVELPTEEAYGMAMKSMLRWVKKNMNPKKTRVFFTSMSPSHLKSIDWGGLPNWSCYNETSMIEDPTYWGSDCRKSIMNVISEVFSGSKVPITFLNITQLSSYRKDAHTSIYKKQWSPLTPEQIANPVSYADCVHWCLPGIQDTWNELLYSKLFYP, encoded by the exons ATGAAGCCACCACCATCGTCGTCCACTTCTTCTTCCTCGGCTACCCTCCTCCGAAAAGGGCGCCTCTCGCCCCATCTCATTGCTCTGTTAGCCTTCATCCTCTTCATTACCATCCTCTACGGCGAAGATTTCGGGTGTATATTGAGCTCCCAATTCGATTTTGATCAACCCTTGCATCTCGACCAAACCATATCGTCGTCCACGA AGAAGAAATTAGTAGAAAAATTAGCTTTTTCGATCGGAGAGAGTGAAAAAGATTGCGATATATTCCAAGGAAGATGGGTGCGAGACGAGTCGAGACCGCTTTACGAGGAGTCGGAGTGCCCTTACATACAACCACAGTTGACATGTCAAGAACACGGCCGGCCGGACATGAGCTATCAACATTGGAGATGGCAACCTTTTGGATGTTCTCTTCAAAG GTTCAATGCGAGTTTAATGTTGGAATCCCTTCGAGGGAAACGAATGATGTTCGTCGGAGATTCTTTGAATCGGGGACAGTATGTTTCCATGGTTTGTTTGCTTCACAGCATCATACCTGATAGTGCTAAATCCATGAAAACTTTGGGTTCGCTAACGGTTTTCACTGCCAAGGTATGCATGCATGGccttgtttatttaattaatttgttttgttAAACTTGTGGATATNACGCGACGATTGAGTTCTACTGGGCTCCCTTTTTATTAGAATCAAACTCAGATGATGCAGTGATACATAGAATAAGCGATAGAATAGTTCGAAAAGGATCCATAAACAAGCATGGAAAACACTGGAAAGGAGCCGATATTGTTGTGTTCAATACTTATCTGTGGTGGATGACAGGCCTCGATTTCAAGATTTT gCAAGGTTCTTTTGAAGATGAAGAAAAAGATATTGTGGAGCTGCCAACAGAGGAAGCGTATGGCATGGCAATGAAGAGCATGTTGAGATGGGTAAAGAAAAATATGAATCCCAAGAAAACAAGAGTCTTTTTCACTAGCATGTCACCTTCTCATCTAAA GAGTATTGACTGGGGAGGGCTTCCAAATTGGAGCTGCTACAACGAAACAAGCATGATAGAAGATCCAACATACTGGGGATCAGACTGCAGAAAGTCAATAATGAATGTCATTTCTGAAGTTTTCAGTGGATCAAAGGTTCCCATCACATTTCTCAATATCACGCAGCTTTCGAGTTACCGAAAAGACGCACATACGTCCATATACAAGAAACAGTGGAGCCCTTTAACTCCCGAACAGATAGCGAATCCGGTGAGTTACGCAGATTGTGTGCATTGGTGTCTGCCTGGGATTCAAGATACATGGAATGAGCTCTTGTATTCTAAGCTTTTTTATCCTTGA